One window from the genome of Haloprofundus halobius encodes:
- a CDS encoding sugar phosphate isomerase/epimerase family protein, protein MDARTGYVTQMNMDLDAAIGAAAEYEFDYLEVMMDGDTERRRLDDQSDEIREALADHELDLMVHLPFGGIDVGSPFEHVRAGAVAEQKAAIDTAAALGAEKGVLHPTTDAWSPAWDASTLRNNALDSIRELVAHADERGFEVCAENIPRSIFRTHEFPQLLAETEASMTLDTGHARMDGRDSGGIAAFTEEHADRISHVHLNDTRHASDEHLPFGAGNLDFERILGAFPDDWRGTLSLEVFTFGFDYIEASKEHLDDLLTER, encoded by the coding sequence ATGGACGCCCGGACCGGGTACGTCACCCAGATGAACATGGACCTTGACGCGGCAATCGGGGCAGCCGCCGAGTACGAGTTCGACTACCTGGAGGTGATGATGGACGGCGACACCGAGCGCCGCCGACTCGACGACCAGTCCGACGAGATTCGGGAGGCGCTCGCCGACCACGAACTCGATCTGATGGTCCACCTGCCGTTCGGCGGTATCGACGTGGGGTCGCCGTTCGAGCACGTTCGGGCGGGCGCGGTTGCCGAGCAGAAAGCCGCCATCGACACAGCCGCCGCCCTCGGTGCGGAGAAAGGCGTCCTCCACCCGACGACCGACGCGTGGTCTCCCGCCTGGGACGCCTCGACGCTACGGAACAACGCGCTCGACTCGATACGCGAACTCGTCGCGCACGCTGACGAACGCGGGTTCGAGGTCTGCGCCGAGAACATCCCGCGAAGCATCTTCCGAACCCACGAGTTTCCCCAACTGCTCGCCGAGACGGAGGCCTCGATGACGCTCGACACCGGGCACGCGCGGATGGACGGCCGCGACTCCGGCGGCATCGCAGCGTTCACCGAAGAACACGCCGACCGAATCAGCCACGTCCACCTCAACGATACCCGCCACGCCTCGGACGAACATCTGCCGTTCGGCGCGGGCAACCTCGACTTCGAGCGCATCCTGGGGGCGTTTCCCGACGACTGGCGAGGGACGCTCTCGCTCGAAGTGTTCACGTTCGGTTTCGACTACATCGAGGCGAGCAAGGAACATCTCGACGACCTCCTCACCGAGCGCTGA
- a CDS encoding AsnC family transcriptional regulator: protein MRTLDDTDRQILRLLLEDARRPYSDIADHVGLSAPAVSDRVDRLREIGVVRRFTLDVDRSLLREGTPMLVELGVRPAAAESVAEALTALDRTDHVFRTADARVVFRAPIRDGDVTALLDGVVDLDDIRDIDANLVVDDEWTPGLGDADLALSCVECGNTVTSEGESARFDDELYHFCCDSCLSNFEARYERLQSGA from the coding sequence ATGCGCACCCTCGACGACACCGACCGGCAGATTCTACGTCTCCTGTTGGAGGACGCCCGTCGACCGTACAGCGACATCGCCGATCACGTCGGCCTCTCCGCGCCCGCCGTCTCCGACCGGGTGGACCGACTGCGAGAGATCGGCGTCGTCCGCCGGTTCACGCTCGACGTTGACCGCTCGCTCCTGCGCGAAGGAACGCCGATGCTCGTCGAACTCGGCGTTCGTCCCGCCGCCGCCGAGTCGGTCGCTGAGGCGCTGACGGCGCTCGACAGGACCGACCACGTCTTCCGAACCGCCGACGCCCGCGTCGTCTTCCGCGCGCCGATTCGCGACGGCGACGTGACGGCGCTTCTCGACGGCGTCGTCGACCTCGACGATATCCGCGACATCGACGCGAACCTCGTCGTCGACGACGAGTGGACGCCCGGACTCGGCGACGCCGACCTGGCGCTCTCCTGCGTCGAGTGCGGCAACACCGTCACGAGCGAGGGCGAGTCCGCCCGCTTCGACGACGAACTGTACCACTTCTGCTGCGACTCCTGTCTGTCGAACTTCGAGGCACGGTACGAACGACTCCAAAGTGGTGCCTAA
- a CDS encoding DUF4352 domain-containing protein codes for MARNHISSTRRRTLVAGVGVLAALAGCSDTDDTAAEESVGGGEDGADAQSTTSAETDAGTESDAESTSEERNQQQEANVALGETVEGESLSMVAREVTKTEKLGEFTEAENGNTFAVVRMAVKNTGTEFVNFNSILQARLKDDSNHVYDASFGSTDHPIESGILAAGEVARGDVVFEVPKDTGGLTMQFDFSAFDFFEFERVTVDLESKADSIQDLEQSLQVDVQSPGDAVDHEDVSVTLHGVRTETELGSFTQAEDGNEYVIPDIEITNNSEEPLSVSTALQMRIKDGSGLAFMADIGGSSQLSQGYSEGSEIAPGESRRGELAYQLEQGTSPLYWAFNFLNLSDEMKAFWELR; via the coding sequence ATGGCACGCAACCATATTTCATCGACACGTAGGAGAACTCTCGTGGCCGGTGTGGGAGTCCTTGCTGCGCTCGCAGGATGTAGCGATACAGACGATACCGCTGCAGAGGAGTCGGTTGGCGGAGGCGAAGACGGAGCGGACGCTCAGTCGACGACGTCCGCAGAAACTGACGCCGGTACTGAATCTGATGCCGAGTCTACGTCGGAAGAGCGCAACCAACAACAGGAGGCTAACGTCGCTCTCGGCGAGACCGTCGAAGGAGAGAGCCTCTCGATGGTTGCCCGCGAAGTGACGAAGACCGAGAAGCTCGGCGAATTCACCGAAGCTGAGAACGGAAACACGTTTGCAGTCGTTCGGATGGCGGTGAAAAACACCGGCACGGAGTTCGTCAATTTCAACAGTATTCTCCAAGCACGCCTCAAAGACGACTCGAATCACGTCTACGACGCTTCCTTTGGGAGCACCGACCACCCCATAGAAAGCGGAATTCTAGCGGCAGGAGAGGTCGCACGAGGGGACGTGGTGTTCGAAGTTCCGAAGGATACTGGAGGGTTAACCATGCAGTTCGATTTCAGCGCATTCGACTTCTTCGAGTTCGAGCGGGTGACGGTCGATTTGGAGTCGAAAGCCGACTCGATTCAGGACCTCGAGCAATCGCTTCAGGTAGATGTCCAGTCTCCCGGTGACGCTGTCGACCACGAGGACGTTTCGGTAACCCTTCACGGAGTACGCACCGAGACCGAACTCGGTTCGTTCACGCAGGCGGAAGACGGAAACGAGTACGTCATCCCAGATATCGAGATTACGAACAACTCCGAAGAACCCCTCAGCGTCTCCACCGCCCTCCAGATGCGCATCAAAGATGGCTCGGGGCTCGCCTTTATGGCCGATATCGGTGGCTCGTCACAGCTGAGCCAAGGATACTCCGAAGGGTCGGAAATTGCACCCGGAGAATCTCGCCGAGGAGAACTTGCATACCAGCTCGAGCAGGGGACGAGTCCGCTCTACTGGGCGTTCAACTTCCTGAATCTCTCTGACGAGATGAAGGCGTTCTGGGAGCTTCGATAA
- a CDS encoding cold-shock protein translates to MATGTVVFFNDTGGYGFIETDDSDEDVFFHMEDVGGPDLEEGQEVEFDIEAADKGPRAVNLERL, encoded by the coding sequence ATGGCGACTGGAACGGTTGTGTTCTTCAACGACACTGGCGGCTACGGTTTTATCGAGACTGACGACTCCGACGAGGACGTGTTCTTCCACATGGAGGATGTCGGCGGCCCGGACCTCGAAGAGGGACAGGAAGTAGAGTTCGACATCGAGGCGGCGGACAAGGGGCCGCGTGCGGTGAACCTCGAACGACTGTAG
- a CDS encoding metal-dependent hydrolase, translating to MFRTGHYGVSLLVFAPIGYTLVSTGAVAPAFVLGATMLWLSMLPDVDHKLPAVSHRGPTHTLLFAGLVGGLFWGVATLAIDTLGTLTVSLGETSVGLATFAFAVGFLTVVGHLVGDALTPMGVNFLWPLSGSGYSLSLTTADSAVWNYGLFVLGVFATAAWVSAALGVV from the coding sequence ATGTTCCGTACGGGCCACTACGGCGTCTCGCTGCTCGTCTTCGCGCCCATCGGCTACACGCTCGTCAGTACGGGGGCTGTCGCGCCCGCGTTCGTCCTCGGCGCGACGATGCTGTGGCTGTCGATGCTCCCCGACGTGGACCACAAGTTGCCAGCAGTCTCACACCGCGGGCCGACGCACACGCTGTTGTTCGCGGGACTCGTCGGTGGCCTGTTCTGGGGCGTCGCCACCCTCGCTATCGACACGCTCGGCACGCTCACCGTTTCACTCGGCGAGACGAGCGTCGGCCTCGCGACCTTCGCCTTCGCTGTCGGCTTTCTGACCGTCGTCGGCCACCTCGTCGGCGACGCGCTCACGCCGATGGGTGTCAACTTCCTCTGGCCGCTGTCGGGGAGCGGCTACTCGCTCTCGTTGACGACAGCCGATAGTGCAGTTTGGAACTACGGCCTGTTCGTCCTCGGCGTGTTCGCCACCGCGGCGTGGGTCAGCGCCGCGCTCGGCGTCGTTTGA
- a CDS encoding peroxidase-related enzyme (This protein belongs to a clade of uncharacterized proteins related to peroxidases such as the alkylhydroperoxidase AhpD.), which yields MDDDAMRRFPVPEFEKLPDDLQRRISEETERAGFTPNVFSAFAYKPSHFRAFFEYHDALVDDTALEREEIEMIIVAVSGVNHCYYCNVAHGALVRIYARDPLLADQLVANYRTADVSDERMAMLDVAVKLTEEPAKVGEGDFEKLRDVGYSEEAIWDIGAVTSMFNLSNRMAMFADMRPNEEFHTLGREPREE from the coding sequence CTGGACGACGACGCGATGCGCCGATTTCCGGTTCCTGAGTTCGAGAAGTTACCCGACGACCTACAGAGACGAATCTCCGAGGAGACCGAGCGCGCCGGCTTCACCCCGAACGTCTTCTCCGCGTTCGCGTACAAACCCTCGCACTTCCGGGCGTTCTTCGAGTACCACGACGCGCTCGTCGACGACACGGCGCTGGAGCGCGAGGAGATAGAGATGATAATCGTCGCCGTCTCCGGCGTCAACCACTGCTACTACTGCAACGTCGCCCACGGCGCGCTGGTCCGTATCTACGCCAGAGACCCCTTGCTCGCGGATCAACTCGTCGCCAACTATCGAACGGCGGACGTGAGTGACGAGCGGATGGCGATGCTCGACGTGGCGGTGAAGCTCACCGAAGAGCCCGCGAAAGTCGGTGAGGGCGACTTCGAGAAACTCCGCGACGTGGGCTACTCCGAGGAGGCCATCTGGGACATCGGCGCGGTCACGTCGATGTTCAACCTCTCGAATCGGATGGCGATGTTCGCCGACATGCGCCCGAACGAGGAGTTCCACACGCTCGGACGGGAGCCGCGAGAGGAGTGA
- a CDS encoding uracil-xanthine permease family protein codes for MTGKRTESEFVEYGIEDKPPLGESLLLGLQHYLTMVGANIAVPLILAAALGIPDSLVPRFVGTFFVVSGVATLAQTTFGNRYPIVQGAPFSMLAPALAVIAVAQTGNPPGADWQYALLQLQGAIIAASLAEIVVGYLGLFGRLRRFVSPVVIAPTIALIGLSLFDTPQITAVTNDWWLLGLTLGLIVLFSQYLDSSARIFKLFPVLLGVVTAYALAAVLSVVGVYQTGMPGYVPLGDVLAAPAFMPIHPFQWGMAGGANTVAVTIPVVGWPLAFGIPQLTLSFVVGMLAGVAASMVESFGDYHAVARLSGLGAPSEKRINHGIGMEGIMNVFAGVMGAGGSTSYSENIGAIGITGVASRYVVQVGAALMLVVGFVGYFGQLVATIPDPIVGGLFLAMFGQIVAVGLSNLEYVDLDSSRNVFIVGFALFAGLAIPAYMGNVAAANPDLSGAAAFRQGLQNVALVGPVLGTKLVGDVLYVVGSTGMAVGGLVAFVLDNTIEGTRAERGLETWEEAAESDEEFASAYDRFVRGDETPRAD; via the coding sequence ATGACGGGCAAACGGACGGAATCGGAGTTCGTAGAGTACGGTATCGAAGACAAGCCGCCGCTGGGCGAGTCGCTGCTGCTCGGCTTGCAGCACTACTTGACGATGGTCGGCGCGAACATCGCCGTGCCGCTCATCCTCGCGGCCGCACTCGGGATTCCGGATTCACTCGTTCCGCGCTTCGTCGGAACGTTCTTCGTCGTCTCCGGCGTCGCCACGCTGGCGCAGACGACGTTCGGTAACCGCTACCCTATCGTCCAGGGTGCACCCTTCTCGATGCTCGCGCCCGCGCTAGCGGTCATCGCCGTCGCACAGACGGGGAACCCGCCCGGCGCGGACTGGCAGTACGCGCTGCTGCAGTTGCAGGGCGCCATCATCGCCGCCTCGCTGGCCGAGATCGTCGTCGGCTATCTCGGCTTGTTCGGCCGTCTTCGAAGATTTGTCTCGCCGGTGGTCATCGCACCCACCATCGCACTCATCGGCCTCTCGCTGTTCGACACCCCGCAGATCACCGCCGTCACGAACGACTGGTGGTTGTTGGGACTGACGCTCGGTCTCATCGTCCTCTTCTCGCAGTATCTCGATTCCTCCGCTCGCATCTTCAAGCTCTTTCCCGTCCTCCTCGGCGTCGTCACGGCGTACGCGCTCGCCGCCGTCCTGAGCGTCGTCGGCGTCTATCAGACCGGAATGCCCGGCTACGTGCCGCTCGGTGACGTTCTCGCCGCGCCCGCCTTCATGCCGATTCACCCCTTCCAGTGGGGGATGGCCGGCGGCGCGAACACGGTGGCGGTGACGATTCCGGTCGTCGGATGGCCGCTCGCGTTCGGCATTCCGCAGCTGACGCTCTCGTTCGTCGTCGGGATGCTCGCAGGTGTCGCCGCGTCGATGGTCGAGAGCTTCGGCGACTACCACGCCGTCGCCCGTCTCTCGGGTCTCGGCGCGCCGAGCGAGAAGCGCATCAACCACGGTATCGGGATGGAGGGTATCATGAACGTGTTCGCGGGCGTGATGGGCGCGGGCGGGTCGACCTCCTACTCGGAGAACATCGGCGCCATCGGCATCACGGGCGTCGCCTCCCGCTACGTCGTCCAGGTCGGTGCGGCGCTGATGCTCGTCGTGGGCTTCGTCGGCTACTTCGGCCAACTCGTCGCGACGATTCCGGACCCCATCGTCGGCGGCCTCTTTCTGGCGATGTTCGGCCAAATAGTCGCCGTCGGCCTCTCGAACCTCGAATACGTCGACCTCGACTCCTCGCGCAACGTCTTCATCGTCGGCTTCGCGCTCTTCGCCGGACTGGCGATTCCGGCGTACATGGGCAACGTCGCGGCCGCGAACCCGGACCTCAGCGGGGCGGCGGCGTTCCGGCAGGGACTGCAGAACGTCGCGCTCGTCGGCCCCGTTCTCGGGACGAAACTCGTCGGCGACGTGCTCTACGTCGTCGGCAGCACCGGGATGGCCGTCGGCGGCCTCGTCGCGTTCGTTCTCGACAACACCATCGAGGGGACACGCGCCGAGCGCGGTCTGGAGACGTGGGAGGAGGCCGCCGAATCAGACGAGGAGTTCGCTTCCGCCTACGACCGCTTCGTCCGCGGCGACGAAACGCCGAGAGCTGACTGA
- a CDS encoding heavy metal translocating P-type ATPase, with translation MSEMQRVRIEVRGMSCSNCSSTVTSAVEELDGVGEVNVNYATDEGTVEYDPDRVSLAEVYDAIERSGYDPVAEEVNVGITDMTCSNCVQTVENAVGDLPGVLSVDANYATDEATVRYNPEAVSRSDIYDAIEDAGYSPVRGDTDETGDGEGGESEGDRRENARKAELRHQRNLTLFGAALAIPLSVLMMGHLVGLPVPESILGVEMGWIALVLATPVQYFLGKEFYVNSYKALVKNRTANMDVLIALGSTTAYLYSVVVLLGLLDVGQLYFESAALILVFITLGNYLEARSKGRAGEAIRQLLELEADDATVVDEVEAEGGADAEFENEREVPLDEVEEGDVMKVRPGEKIPTDGVVVEGESAVDESNVTGESVPVEKSPGDEVVGSTINENGLLYVRATQVGSETALQQIVRMVRDAQSRQPEIQNLADRISAYFVPAVIVNAVFWSVVWYLFPEALSGFVASLPLWGLVGGGPAALSTFEFAVVVFASAVLIACPCALGLATPAATMVGTTIGAKHGILFKGGDVLERVRDVDTVVFDKTGTLTEGEMHLTDAVVVSPTADGGGDADSLGGDDVRADGAGTSAAAESEVDERLLLEVAASAEAGSEHPIAEAIVEGAAERGVDVDGPQAFQNVAGRGVRARVDRGTAVVGKPDLLGEEGVDTAPATETLETLENDGKTAILVALDGRLLGVLAVADEVKESATEAVSTLRERGVSVFMLTGDNERTARAVAERVGIDAGNVRAEVLPDEKADEVESIQADGRRAMMVGDGVNDAPALAAAFVGIALGSGTDVAIEAADVTLMRDDPVDVVRAMRVSEGTLSKIKQNLFWALGYNTAMIPLASLGLLQPVLAAAAMAVSSVSVLTNSLLFRRYDPDEEYRLLGFLR, from the coding sequence ATGAGTGAAATGCAACGCGTCCGAATCGAAGTGCGGGGGATGAGCTGTTCGAACTGCTCGTCGACCGTCACGTCGGCCGTCGAGGAACTCGACGGCGTCGGGGAGGTGAACGTCAACTACGCCACCGACGAGGGGACCGTCGAGTACGACCCCGACCGCGTGAGTCTCGCCGAGGTGTACGACGCCATCGAGCGGTCGGGCTACGACCCGGTCGCCGAGGAGGTCAACGTCGGCATCACCGACATGACGTGCTCGAACTGCGTCCAAACAGTAGAGAACGCCGTCGGCGACCTGCCGGGCGTCCTCTCGGTCGACGCCAACTACGCCACCGACGAGGCGACGGTTCGCTACAACCCGGAAGCGGTGTCTCGCTCGGATATCTACGACGCTATCGAGGACGCGGGTTACTCGCCGGTACGCGGGGACACCGACGAGACGGGCGACGGCGAGGGAGGCGAGAGCGAGGGCGACCGCCGGGAGAACGCCCGGAAGGCCGAACTTCGCCACCAGCGCAACCTGACGCTGTTCGGCGCGGCGCTGGCGATACCCCTCTCGGTGTTGATGATGGGTCATCTCGTCGGCCTCCCGGTGCCCGAGTCGATTCTCGGCGTCGAGATGGGCTGGATCGCGCTCGTGTTGGCGACGCCCGTCCAGTACTTCCTCGGCAAGGAGTTCTACGTCAACTCCTACAAGGCGCTCGTGAAGAACCGCACGGCGAACATGGACGTGCTCATCGCGCTCGGGTCGACGACGGCCTACCTGTACAGCGTCGTCGTCCTCCTCGGCTTGCTGGACGTGGGCCAACTCTACTTCGAGAGCGCGGCGCTCATCCTCGTGTTCATCACGCTCGGCAACTATCTCGAAGCCCGCTCGAAGGGTCGAGCAGGCGAGGCGATTCGGCAACTGCTCGAACTCGAAGCCGACGACGCCACCGTCGTCGACGAGGTGGAGGCAGAGGGCGGAGCCGACGCCGAGTTCGAGAACGAGCGCGAGGTCCCTCTCGACGAAGTCGAAGAGGGCGACGTGATGAAGGTCCGACCGGGCGAGAAGATACCCACCGACGGCGTCGTCGTCGAGGGCGAAAGCGCCGTCGACGAGTCGAACGTCACCGGTGAATCGGTGCCGGTCGAGAAGTCGCCGGGCGACGAGGTCGTCGGCTCCACGATAAACGAGAACGGCCTGCTGTACGTCCGGGCGACGCAAGTCGGCTCCGAGACGGCGTTGCAGCAGATCGTCCGGATGGTACGCGACGCCCAGAGCCGTCAACCCGAGATTCAGAACCTCGCCGACCGCATCAGCGCCTACTTCGTTCCGGCGGTCATCGTCAACGCCGTCTTCTGGTCGGTCGTCTGGTACCTGTTCCCCGAGGCGCTGTCGGGGTTCGTCGCGTCGCTGCCGTTGTGGGGGCTCGTCGGCGGCGGCCCGGCCGCGCTCTCCACCTTCGAGTTCGCCGTGGTCGTCTTCGCCTCGGCGGTGCTCATCGCCTGTCCCTGCGCGCTCGGCCTCGCGACGCCCGCGGCGACGATGGTGGGGACGACCATCGGCGCGAAGCACGGCATCCTGTTCAAAGGCGGCGACGTGCTCGAACGCGTCCGCGACGTCGACACCGTCGTCTTCGACAAGACGGGCACGCTCACGGAGGGTGAGATGCATCTGACCGACGCCGTCGTCGTCTCGCCGACGGCCGACGGGGGCGGCGATGCGGATAGTCTCGGCGGCGATGACGTACGCGCCGACGGTGCAGGCACGAGTGCCGCCGCCGAATCCGAGGTCGACGAGCGACTGCTGCTCGAAGTCGCCGCATCGGCCGAGGCGGGAAGCGAACACCCCATCGCCGAGGCCATCGTCGAGGGTGCGGCCGAGCGCGGCGTCGACGTCGACGGGCCGCAGGCGTTCCAGAACGTCGCCGGGCGGGGCGTCCGCGCCCGCGTCGACCGCGGCACCGCCGTCGTCGGCAAACCGGACCTGCTGGGGGAGGAAGGCGTCGACACCGCCCCGGCTACGGAGACGCTCGAAACGCTGGAGAACGACGGGAAGACGGCCATCCTCGTCGCCCTCGATGGTCGGTTGTTGGGCGTACTCGCCGTCGCCGACGAGGTGAAGGAGTCTGCAACTGAAGCGGTCTCGACGCTCCGCGAGCGCGGCGTCTCGGTGTTCATGCTCACCGGCGACAACGAGCGGACCGCCCGCGCCGTCGCCGAGCGTGTCGGTATCGACGCCGGAAACGTCCGCGCGGAGGTGCTGCCCGACGAGAAGGCCGACGAGGTCGAGTCGATACAGGCCGACGGTCGGCGTGCGATGATGGTCGGCGACGGCGTCAACGACGCCCCCGCACTCGCGGCGGCGTTCGTCGGCATCGCGCTCGGTAGCGGCACCGACGTGGCCATCGAAGCCGCCGACGTGACGCTGATGCGCGACGACCCGGTGGACGTGGTCCGGGCGATGCGCGTCTCCGAGGGGACGCTCTCGAAGATAAAACAGAACCTCTTCTGGGCGCTGGGCTACAACACGGCGATGATTCCGCTGGCGTCGCTCGGCCTGCTGCAACCCGTCCTCGCGGCGGCGGCGATGGCCGTCTCGAGCGTCTCCGTGCTGACGAACAGCCTCCTGTTCCGCCGTTACGACCCCGACGAGGAGTACCGTCTGCTCGGGTTCCTGCGGTAG
- a CDS encoding carbohydrate kinase family protein: MTRILVTGETLIDFIPDSAGDLASVESFSRRPGGAPANVAVALSNLDAPVSFWTRLGTDPFGDYLAAFLDEQGISGEYVERDPNGKTTLAFVSLGEDADREFSFYRDAAADARLEPGTVDDDALAAFGWLHADVLSLDTDPSRTAVLDLLERASETDVTVSFDPNARLERWTEFSYRESVREGFALADVVKATPEDLREAGLTGDAAELAREICTFGPHTAVITLGDAGAYAYATPEAPWSDGEELEATHGGYRVEPVDTTGAGDAFTAGVIAALSEGESLAEALAFANAVAAVTTTEPGAMTALPDRNSVETFRTDG, encoded by the coding sequence ATGACACGGATTCTCGTCACCGGCGAGACGCTCATCGACTTCATCCCCGATTCGGCGGGCGACCTCGCGTCGGTCGAGTCGTTCTCCCGACGACCCGGCGGCGCACCCGCGAACGTCGCCGTCGCGCTCTCGAACCTCGACGCGCCCGTCTCCTTCTGGACGCGCCTCGGCACCGACCCGTTCGGCGACTACCTCGCCGCGTTCCTCGACGAGCAGGGGATCTCCGGCGAGTACGTCGAACGCGACCCGAACGGGAAGACGACGCTCGCGTTCGTCAGCCTCGGCGAGGACGCCGACCGGGAGTTCAGTTTCTACCGCGACGCGGCCGCCGACGCCCGACTCGAACCGGGAACTGTCGACGACGACGCCCTCGCGGCGTTCGGGTGGCTCCACGCCGACGTGCTGTCGCTCGACACCGACCCCTCTCGGACGGCCGTCTTGGATCTCCTCGAACGCGCCAGCGAAACCGACGTGACCGTCTCGTTCGACCCGAACGCCCGTCTCGAACGCTGGACGGAGTTCTCCTACCGCGAGTCGGTCCGGGAGGGGTTCGCGCTCGCCGACGTGGTGAAAGCCACGCCTGAGGACCTGAGGGAGGCCGGACTCACGGGTGACGCGGCCGAGTTAGCCCGCGAAATCTGCACGTTCGGGCCGCACACGGCGGTCATCACGCTGGGTGACGCCGGGGCGTACGCCTACGCGACGCCAGAGGCGCCGTGGAGCGACGGCGAGGAACTGGAGGCGACTCACGGCGGCTACCGCGTCGAACCGGTCGACACGACCGGCGCGGGAGACGCGTTCACCGCGGGCGTCATCGCAGCACTCTCCGAAGGTGAGTCGCTCGCCGAAGCGCTCGCGTTCGCCAACGCCGTCGCCGCGGTGACGACGACGGAACCGGGGGCGATGACGGCGCTTCCCGACCGGAACTCCGTCGAGACGTTCAGAACCGACGGGTAG
- a CDS encoding heavy-metal-associated domain-containing protein, whose product MTTILTVEGMSCDGCERTVVEALEGVEGVESASADHESNTASVDGDADPLDLVVAVNDAGYEAQA is encoded by the coding sequence ATGACGACGATACTGACCGTCGAAGGGATGAGCTGTGACGGCTGCGAACGAACGGTCGTAGAGGCGCTCGAAGGCGTCGAGGGCGTCGAGAGCGCGAGCGCAGACCACGAGTCGAACACGGCGAGCGTCGACGGCGACGCCGACCCGCTGGACCTCGTCGTCGCCGTCAACGACGCCGGGTACGAGGCGCAGGCGTAA
- a CDS encoding aldo/keto reductase, translating to MPPMGLGTSGNDDPEGCANTVAAALDIGYRHVDTAQMYDNEEAVGAGIRQSDVAREDVVLATKIHPTNLAPNDVRSTARESLDRLGVDSVDVLYVHWPTHAYDAEATLPVFDELREEGLIDHVGVSNFTPELLDEARDVLDSPIVAHQVECHPLLPQAELRADAREHGYSLVAYTPLGRGEIFDEPELVEVAEKHDASVPQVSLAWSMAQDVIVPIPKSTGEHVAENFAAQKLELDEDDLAKIDGIDRQKRVIDPDHGPWN from the coding sequence CTGCCGCCGATGGGACTCGGCACGTCCGGTAACGACGACCCCGAGGGGTGCGCGAACACCGTCGCTGCGGCGCTCGACATCGGCTACCGACACGTCGACACCGCGCAGATGTACGACAACGAGGAAGCTGTCGGGGCCGGCATTCGACAGAGCGACGTAGCACGGGAGGACGTGGTTCTGGCGACGAAGATTCACCCGACAAATCTCGCGCCCAACGACGTACGCAGCACGGCCCGGGAGAGTCTCGACCGACTCGGCGTCGACTCCGTCGACGTGCTCTACGTCCACTGGCCGACCCACGCCTACGACGCGGAGGCGACGCTCCCCGTCTTCGACGAACTGCGCGAGGAGGGTCTGATCGACCACGTCGGCGTCAGCAACTTCACGCCGGAACTGCTGGACGAGGCGCGCGACGTCCTCGACTCGCCCATCGTGGCCCACCAGGTCGAGTGTCACCCCTTGCTTCCGCAGGCGGAACTTCGCGCCGACGCCCGCGAGCACGGGTACTCGCTCGTCGCGTACACCCCGCTCGGCCGAGGCGAGATATTCGACGAGCCCGAACTCGTCGAGGTAGCCGAGAAGCACGACGCGAGCGTCCCGCAGGTGTCTCTCGCGTGGTCGATGGCTCAAGACGTCATCGTCCCCATTCCGAAGTCGACCGGCGAACACGTCGCCGAGAACTTCGCCGCGCAGAAACTGGAACTGGACGAGGACGACCTGGCGAAAATAGACGGCATCGACCGACAGAAGCGCGTCATCGACCCGGACCACGGGCCGTGGAACTGA